The Streptomyces spororaveus genome includes a region encoding these proteins:
- a CDS encoding immunity 49 family protein, with translation MRIERHRVSEAALAAVREDFANRMISDVYSRSRAGRIDAYDWWDVTLAFLDGLGAFSAVTPDLDTPEAKAILGDAAETAAGVVSFAAYPTAPFHIFLNYVNFGRDYDSGADGNPQAVTAARWIDAFCVAVLADKAERHGEAFYFARLTPQRAGGPGLPSVELINGLLAYVNGDLGVGGQNFPPSAQEKLAALDAALARVAERRAGARAGTGGGSGAGAGAGAGAGAGARPTAAGAAAGADVTGVADPATGALRALRALAARDREAFGAELTALLLPHSRLEDPRAAPRTLLPLLPLALAALGYRREGWQPPVESGYLPRALVTGFETRPPRVGPYGRERRPDAVAALAAGPLVVERPEMPQCVEHADWLVRELYEAIRAGVGPEDRARPDRPLDPGSWYAALRHALITGSRAELAPLVLSGPNALQEDRSAYASYRQALHDYLRGEDPEPATDRAVADVPQIEEWGFLPPPAVLFSQLVEGDEESFNLALADALEAHRDHHAVGDRAEGAGADAAVCFDVLALACHARRRGWRIRVSSPYLPESLLGSARPF, from the coding sequence ATGCGAATAGAACGACACAGGGTGAGCGAGGCCGCCCTGGCGGCGGTGCGCGAGGACTTCGCGAACCGGATGATCTCGGACGTGTACTCCAGGTCCAGGGCCGGCCGGATCGACGCCTACGACTGGTGGGACGTCACCCTGGCGTTCCTCGACGGCCTCGGCGCGTTCTCGGCGGTGACCCCTGACCTCGACACCCCGGAGGCGAAGGCGATCCTGGGCGACGCGGCCGAAACGGCGGCCGGCGTCGTGTCGTTCGCCGCCTACCCGACCGCCCCCTTCCACATCTTCCTCAACTACGTCAACTTCGGCCGCGACTACGATTCGGGGGCGGACGGCAACCCCCAGGCGGTCACCGCGGCGCGCTGGATCGACGCGTTCTGCGTGGCGGTCCTCGCCGACAAGGCCGAACGGCACGGCGAGGCCTTCTACTTCGCCCGCCTGACACCGCAGCGGGCCGGCGGGCCCGGGCTCCCGTCCGTGGAGCTGATCAACGGCCTGCTGGCCTACGTGAACGGGGACCTCGGGGTCGGCGGCCAGAACTTCCCGCCCTCCGCGCAGGAGAAGCTCGCCGCTCTGGATGCCGCGCTCGCCCGGGTCGCCGAGCGACGGGCCGGAGCCCGGGCCGGAACGGGAGGCGGATCCGGAGCCGGGGCTGGAGCCGGGGCTGGAGCCGGGGCTGGAGCCAGGCCAACCGCAGCCGGGGCCGCGGCCGGGGCCGACGTGACCGGGGTGGCCGACCCCGCCACCGGCGCGCTCCGCGCCCTGCGCGCACTGGCCGCCCGGGACCGCGAGGCCTTCGGCGCCGAGCTGACCGCGCTGCTGCTCCCGCACTCCCGCCTGGAGGACCCCCGGGCAGCGCCGCGCACCCTGTTGCCCCTGCTGCCGCTGGCGCTGGCCGCGCTCGGCTACCGCCGCGAGGGCTGGCAGCCGCCCGTCGAGTCGGGGTACCTGCCGCGGGCTCTGGTCACCGGCTTCGAGACCCGGCCGCCGCGGGTGGGCCCGTACGGGCGCGAGCGGCGCCCGGACGCCGTCGCGGCGCTGGCCGCCGGTCCCCTCGTCGTCGAACGCCCCGAGATGCCGCAGTGCGTGGAACACGCCGACTGGCTGGTGCGCGAGCTGTACGAGGCCATCCGCGCGGGGGTCGGGCCCGAGGACCGCGCCCGCCCGGACCGCCCGCTCGACCCCGGGTCCTGGTACGCGGCTCTGCGGCACGCCCTGATCACCGGCAGCCGGGCGGAGCTCGCCCCGCTGGTGCTCAGTGGCCCCAACGCCCTGCAGGAGGACCGTTCCGCGTACGCCTCGTACCGGCAGGCCCTGCACGACTACCTGCGGGGTGAGGACCCCGAGCCCGCCACGGACCGGGCCGTCGCCGACGTCCCGCAGATCGAGGAGTGGGGCTTCCTCCCCCCGCCGGCCGTGCTCTTCTCCCAGCTGGTGGAGGGTGACGAGGAGAGCTTCAACCTGGCCCTGGCCGATGCCCTGGAGGCCCACCGCGACCACCACGCGGTGGGCGACCGGGCCGAGGGCGCGGGGGCCGATGCCGCGGTCTGCTTCGACGTCCTGGCCCTGGCCTGCCATGCCCGCCGCCGGGGCTGGCGGATCCGCGTCTCGTCGCCCTACCTTCCGGAGAGCCTGCTGGGGTCGGCGCGGCCGTTCTGA
- a CDS encoding amidase, whose product MSESAVPTASGLVDMVGALAEGTVSARRLTEEALHRIAAAQPELNAFRTVRAEAALAEADAADRRLAAGERLPLLGVPLAVKDDMDVTGEPTAFGCAGAFAPKTADSEAVRRLRAAGAVIVGKTQTPELGQWPFTEGEAFGRTRNPWNPAYTPGGSSGGSAAAVAAGLVPAALGSDGAGSVRIPAAWTHLVGVKPQRGRISTWPEPESFHGLTVNGVLARTVADAALLLDAASGPHPEDLHRPARICAVEAVRRTPRRLRIALSFAMAFTATPKSLDPEVRSAVERLAARLESLGHEVIPEDPRYGPIGLTFVPRATSGVRDWVARVPDPALLDPRTHEAVRTGRALGGLALRASRRAETVLRRRVGEVFGRFDVVLTPTTATPPLRIGALAGLGAMATDRAMIAACPYAWTWNVLGWPGVNIPAGLTAGGLPMGAQLLGPADSEPLLLGLAAQVEAAEDWAALRPGR is encoded by the coding sequence ATGTCCGAGTCAGCTGTTCCGACGGCCTCCGGCCTGGTCGACATGGTCGGCGCACTCGCCGAAGGGACCGTGTCGGCGCGGCGGTTGACCGAGGAGGCACTGCACCGGATCGCCGCGGCCCAGCCGGAGCTCAACGCCTTCCGGACCGTACGCGCCGAGGCCGCGCTCGCGGAGGCGGACGCGGCGGACCGGCGGCTGGCCGCGGGCGAGCGGCTGCCGCTGCTGGGCGTACCGCTGGCGGTCAAGGACGACATGGACGTGACCGGGGAGCCGACGGCCTTCGGCTGCGCGGGAGCCTTCGCCCCGAAGACCGCCGACAGCGAGGCGGTACGACGGCTGCGAGCGGCCGGCGCCGTGATCGTCGGCAAGACGCAGACCCCCGAGTTGGGACAGTGGCCCTTCACCGAGGGCGAGGCCTTCGGCCGGACCCGCAACCCGTGGAACCCGGCCTACACGCCCGGCGGCTCCTCGGGCGGCTCGGCGGCCGCCGTGGCGGCGGGCCTGGTCCCGGCCGCCCTGGGCTCGGACGGGGCCGGATCCGTCCGGATCCCCGCGGCCTGGACCCATCTGGTGGGTGTGAAACCCCAGCGGGGGCGCATCTCCACCTGGCCGGAGCCGGAGTCCTTCCACGGGCTCACGGTCAACGGCGTGCTGGCCCGCACCGTCGCCGACGCGGCGCTCCTGCTGGACGCCGCGAGCGGCCCGCACCCCGAGGACCTGCACCGCCCGGCACGCATCTGCGCCGTCGAGGCGGTCCGCCGCACGCCCCGCCGGCTGCGCATCGCCCTCTCCTTCGCGATGGCCTTCACGGCAACGCCCAAGTCCCTGGATCCTGAGGTCCGTTCCGCCGTGGAGCGGCTGGCCGCGCGGCTTGAGTCGCTGGGCCACGAGGTGATCCCGGAGGACCCGCGCTACGGCCCGATCGGTCTGACCTTCGTACCCCGGGCGACCAGCGGCGTACGGGACTGGGTGGCGCGGGTGCCCGATCCCGCGCTGCTGGACCCGCGCACGCACGAGGCCGTACGGACGGGCCGCGCCCTGGGCGGGCTCGCGCTGCGGGCCTCCCGGCGGGCGGAGACGGTCCTGCGGAGGCGGGTCGGCGAGGTCTTCGGCCGCTTCGACGTGGTGCTGACCCCGACGACGGCGACCCCGCCCCTGCGGATCGGGGCGCTGGCCGGGCTGGGGGCCATGGCCACGGACCGGGCGATGATCGCGGCCTGCCCGTACGCGTGGACGTGGAACGTGCTGGGCTGGCCGGGGGTGAACATCCCGGCGGGCCTCACGGCCGGCGGACTGCCGATGGGGGCCCAACTGCTGGGTCCGGCCGACTCGGAGCCGCTGCTGCTGGGGCTGGCCGCGCAGGTGGAGGCGGCGGAGGACTGGGCGGCGCTGCGCCCGGGCCGGTAG
- the egtC gene encoding ergothioneine biosynthesis protein EgtC, with the protein MCRHLAYLGPVVTLGELLSEPEHSLVRQSWEPRHQRSGTVNADGFGVGWYAQDDPVPARYRRSGPVWGDLTFADLARVVRTGAALAAVRDGTVPGADGEAAAAPFADGPWLFSHNGSVRNWPESAAPLAAGLPPAELLRLAARTDSALVWALVLQRLRSGDDLGTALAEPVRELASAAPGSRLNLLLTDGVTIAATAWGDSLWYLADARSRRTVVASEPYDDDTRWREVPDRTLLTATRTRVELTPLKENSP; encoded by the coding sequence ATGTGCCGTCATCTCGCTTATCTGGGGCCGGTGGTGACGCTCGGGGAACTGCTGAGCGAGCCGGAGCACTCGCTGGTGCGCCAGTCCTGGGAGCCGCGCCACCAGCGTTCCGGGACGGTCAACGCCGACGGCTTCGGCGTCGGCTGGTACGCGCAGGACGACCCGGTGCCGGCCCGCTACCGGCGGTCCGGGCCCGTCTGGGGCGACCTGACCTTCGCCGATCTCGCCCGGGTGGTCCGGACGGGGGCCGCGCTGGCCGCCGTACGGGACGGCACGGTACCGGGGGCGGACGGGGAGGCGGCGGCCGCTCCGTTCGCGGACGGGCCGTGGCTGTTCAGCCACAACGGCTCGGTGCGGAACTGGCCGGAGTCAGCCGCCCCGCTCGCGGCCGGGCTGCCGCCCGCGGAGCTGCTCCGGCTGGCCGCGCGCACGGACTCGGCGCTGGTCTGGGCGCTGGTCCTGCAACGGCTGCGGTCCGGGGACGACCTGGGCACCGCGCTCGCCGAGCCGGTCCGGGAGCTGGCCTCGGCCGCCCCGGGCTCCCGGCTGAACCTGCTGCTCACGGACGGCGTGACGATCGCCGCGACGGCCTGGGGCGATTCGCTCTGGTACCTGGCCGACGCGCGGTCGCGGCGCACCGTGGTGGCCTCCGAGCCGTACGACGACGACACCCGGTGGCGCGAAGTGCCCGACCGGACCCTGCTGACCGCCACCCGTACCAGGGTCGAACTGACCCCGCTCAAGGAGAACTCCCCGTGA
- a CDS encoding O-methyltransferase codes for MAQQTWTAVDHYFDGLLVEEDEALLSAAAATEAADLPAHQVAPNQGKLLNLLARVRGARRILEIGTLGGYSTIWLARALPADGQLVTLEVDERCADVAAANISRAGLDQVVEIRRGRAVDLLPGLAGEAPFDLVFIDADKPSNPEYLEWALKLTRPGSLIIGDNVVRDGAVVDADSSDPRVQGVRRFTELIAGHPRLTATALQTVGSKGYDGLVLALVTG; via the coding sequence ATGGCTCAGCAGACGTGGACGGCCGTTGACCACTACTTCGACGGACTCCTGGTCGAGGAGGACGAGGCCCTGCTCTCCGCGGCCGCCGCCACCGAGGCCGCCGACCTGCCCGCCCATCAGGTGGCCCCCAACCAGGGCAAGCTGCTGAACCTCCTCGCCCGCGTCCGCGGCGCCCGCCGCATCCTGGAGATCGGCACCCTGGGCGGCTACAGCACGATCTGGCTGGCCCGTGCGCTCCCGGCCGACGGGCAGTTGGTCACGCTGGAGGTCGACGAGCGGTGTGCCGACGTCGCGGCCGCCAACATCTCCCGGGCCGGACTGGACCAGGTGGTCGAGATCCGCCGCGGCCGCGCCGTCGACCTGCTGCCGGGACTCGCCGGCGAAGCGCCGTTCGACCTGGTCTTCATCGACGCCGACAAGCCGTCCAACCCCGAATACCTGGAGTGGGCCCTCAAGCTCACCCGGCCGGGCAGCCTCATCATCGGCGACAACGTCGTCCGTGACGGCGCCGTCGTCGACGCGGACAGTTCCGACCCCCGCGTCCAGGGCGTGCGCCGCTTCACCGAACTCATCGCCGGGCACCCGCGGTTGACCGCCACCGCCCTGCAGACGGTCGGCAGCAAGGGCTACGACGGGCTCGTCCTGGCCCTGGTCACCGGCTGA
- the egtA gene encoding ergothioneine biosynthesis glutamate--cysteine ligase EgtA yields the protein MSQDSSAHPPESVPPPASGPPPAPSLSETQAEDLIHGICFKTGPPRLIGAELEWLVMDAERPDRHVPPERLRAAHAAARALPLHSRVTVEPGGQLELSSAPATSLTGCVDDLQDDLTAVRAALLAQGLVLRGLGRDPRRPYRRLLNSPRYDAMEAYFDRTGPAGRAMMCASASVQVCVDAGYEEPGVLGHGRRWRLAHLLGAVLVAAFANSPAHEGPYAGWRCARQGIWSDLDTRRALAPPLDADPRTAWTRQALDTEVMCVRSYEGEDEGRGAGGGDGQGHWEIPPGTTFRDWLRTGGYPSLRPPTAEDLDYHLTTLFPPVRPRGHLELRMIDAQSGDDGWLVPVAVVHALFDDPEATETAYRVAKGLADSYGTQPAPRNPLWRSAARHGLADPELRASAKACFRAAAEALPRLGASTHVRDTVGAFTERYVLRGRCPADDESAQVLTGKEARR from the coding sequence ATGTCCCAGGACTCATCCGCTCACCCGCCTGAATCCGTTCCCCCACCCGCGTCCGGTCCGCCCCCCGCGCCCTCGCTCAGCGAGACGCAGGCCGAGGACCTGATCCACGGCATCTGTTTCAAGACGGGCCCGCCCCGCCTCATCGGTGCCGAACTCGAATGGCTGGTCATGGACGCCGAGCGCCCGGACCGGCACGTACCTCCCGAGCGGCTGCGGGCGGCCCACGCCGCGGCCCGCGCACTGCCCCTGCACTCCCGGGTGACCGTGGAACCGGGAGGCCAGCTCGAACTCAGCTCGGCCCCCGCCACCTCCCTCACCGGCTGCGTGGACGACCTGCAGGACGACCTCACCGCCGTACGCGCCGCCCTGCTGGCCCAGGGCCTGGTTCTGCGGGGCCTGGGCCGCGACCCCCGCCGTCCGTACCGCCGGCTGCTGAACAGCCCGCGCTACGACGCCATGGAGGCCTACTTCGACCGCACCGGCCCGGCCGGGCGCGCCATGATGTGCGCCTCCGCCTCCGTGCAGGTCTGCGTGGACGCCGGATACGAGGAGCCGGGCGTGCTCGGCCACGGCCGGCGCTGGCGGCTGGCGCACCTGCTGGGCGCGGTCCTGGTGGCCGCCTTCGCCAACTCCCCCGCGCACGAAGGCCCGTACGCCGGCTGGCGGTGTGCCCGCCAGGGGATCTGGAGCGATCTGGACACACGGCGCGCGCTCGCCCCTCCGCTGGACGCGGACCCGCGCACCGCGTGGACCCGGCAGGCCCTGGACACCGAGGTGATGTGCGTCCGGTCCTACGAGGGCGAGGACGAGGGCCGGGGTGCGGGAGGGGGCGACGGCCAGGGGCACTGGGAGATCCCGCCCGGTACGACCTTCCGCGACTGGCTGCGCACGGGCGGGTACCCCTCGCTGCGCCCGCCCACCGCCGAGGACCTGGACTACCACCTGACCACGCTCTTCCCGCCGGTCCGGCCGCGCGGCCACCTGGAACTGCGCATGATCGACGCGCAGTCCGGCGACGACGGCTGGCTGGTCCCGGTGGCCGTCGTGCACGCGCTGTTCGACGACCCGGAGGCCACCGAGACCGCGTACCGGGTGGCCAAGGGGCTGGCCGACTCCTACGGCACCCAGCCCGCGCCCCGCAATCCGCTCTGGCGGTCGGCGGCCCGGCACGGTCTGGCCGACCCGGAGCTCCGGGCGTCCGCGAAGGCCTGTTTCAGGGCCGCCGCCGAGGCCCTGCCCCGGCTCGGCGCGAGCACGCACGTCCGGGACACGGTCGGCGCCTTCACCGAACGCTACGTACTGCGCGGCCGATGTCCGGCCGACGACGAGTCCGCACAGGTGCTCACCGGAAAAGAGGCCCGCCGATGA
- the egtD gene encoding L-histidine N(alpha)-methyltransferase, giving the protein MNDFQLTRTLDEHAAETALRTDVLHGLTHTPKILPPKWFYDARGSELFEEITRLSEYYPTRAEREILLERAREIATESGARTLVELGSGSSEKTRHLIEAMPALDTYVPVDVSESALRGAAETLLAEHPGLRVHALLADFTRALRLPESPGPRLVVFLGGTIGNLLPPERAVFLASVRAMLSPGDALLMGTDLVKDEAVLVSAYDDARGVTAEFNKNVLAVINRELGADFHTADFAHVAVWNKEREWIEMRLRARSELVVKIRALDLLVPFAAGEEILTEISAKFRQEGVRAELAAAGLELTQWWTDAAGRFALSLSVADGVAR; this is encoded by the coding sequence GTGAACGACTTTCAGTTGACCCGGACACTCGACGAGCACGCCGCGGAGACGGCGCTGCGTACGGACGTGCTGCACGGGCTGACGCACACCCCGAAGATCCTGCCGCCCAAGTGGTTCTACGACGCCCGGGGCAGTGAGCTCTTCGAGGAGATCACCCGGTTGTCCGAGTACTACCCCACGCGCGCGGAGCGGGAGATCCTGCTGGAGCGGGCACGGGAGATCGCCACCGAGAGCGGCGCCCGCACCCTGGTGGAACTGGGCTCCGGGTCCTCGGAGAAGACCCGGCACCTCATCGAGGCGATGCCCGCGCTGGACACCTACGTACCGGTGGACGTGAGCGAGAGCGCGCTGCGGGGGGCGGCCGAGACGCTGCTGGCGGAGCACCCGGGACTGCGGGTGCACGCCCTGCTGGCCGACTTCACGCGCGCGCTGCGGCTGCCGGAGTCCCCCGGGCCCCGGCTGGTGGTGTTCCTGGGCGGCACGATCGGGAACCTGCTGCCGCCCGAGCGGGCGGTGTTCCTGGCGTCCGTCCGGGCGATGCTGTCGCCCGGGGACGCGCTGCTGATGGGGACGGACCTGGTGAAGGACGAGGCCGTGCTGGTGTCGGCGTACGACGACGCGCGGGGGGTGACCGCCGAGTTCAACAAGAACGTACTGGCGGTCATCAACCGCGAACTGGGGGCGGACTTCCACACGGCCGACTTCGCGCACGTGGCGGTGTGGAACAAGGAGCGGGAGTGGATCGAGATGCGGCTGCGGGCCCGGTCGGAACTGGTGGTGAAAATCCGGGCGCTGGACCTGCTGGTGCCGTTCGCGGCGGGTGAGGAGATCCTGACGGAGATCTCCGCGAAGTTCCGTCAGGAGGGCGTACGCGCGGAGCTGGCGGCGGCCGGACTGGAGCTGACCCAGTGGTGGACGGACGCGGCGGGCCGGTTCGCGCTGTCCCTGTCGGTGGCGGACGGCGTGGCCCGCTGA
- a CDS encoding TIGR02452 family protein, giving the protein MSSRLREIARENAEILAAGGYRTRSGRQVPLAAALAEAKAGTRIYGPNLIIPGGKVPSGGAATLVEVTGESTTVAARRLATATPEHPDPAPVAALNFASARNPGGGYVRGAKAQEEALCRASALYETLLEAPEYYEVHRAERSTFYTDRVIHSPGVPVFRDDRGGLLETPFRVGFLTSPAPNAGTIRRQEPERTAEIPAALSRRAERVLEVAVLHGYRQLVLGAWGCGVFRNDPAQVAEAFRGLLADRFAGVFERVVFGILDRDPTTREAFDRAFPA; this is encoded by the coding sequence GTGAGCAGCAGATTGCGCGAGATCGCGCGGGAGAACGCGGAAATCCTGGCGGCCGGGGGGTACCGGACGCGGTCGGGACGGCAGGTTCCGCTGGCCGCCGCCCTGGCGGAAGCCAAGGCCGGAACCAGGATATATGGACCAAACCTGATCATTCCAGGTGGAAAGGTCCCTTCCGGTGGCGCCGCGACCCTGGTCGAGGTCACGGGCGAGAGCACCACGGTCGCCGCCCGCAGACTCGCGACCGCCACCCCGGAGCACCCGGATCCGGCTCCGGTCGCGGCCCTGAACTTCGCCTCGGCCCGTAACCCCGGGGGTGGTTACGTCCGCGGGGCCAAGGCCCAGGAGGAGGCGCTGTGCCGCGCCTCGGCCCTGTACGAGACGCTGCTCGAAGCCCCGGAGTACTACGAGGTCCACCGCGCGGAGCGCAGCACCTTCTACACCGACCGGGTGATTCACTCACCCGGGGTCCCGGTCTTCCGGGACGACCGCGGCGGGCTGCTGGAGACCCCGTTCCGGGTCGGCTTCCTCACCTCTCCGGCGCCGAACGCGGGCACGATCCGCCGGCAGGAGCCCGAGCGGACCGCCGAGATCCCGGCGGCGCTGTCCCGGCGCGCCGAGCGCGTACTGGAGGTGGCGGTACTGCACGGGTACCGGCAGCTGGTCCTGGGGGCGTGGGGCTGCGGGGTGTTCCGCAACGACCCGGCGCAGGTGGCCGAAGCCTTCCGGGGGCTGCTCGCGGACCGGTTCGCCGGAGTCTTCGAGCGGGTCGTGTTCGGCATCCTCGACCGCGACCCCACCACCCGCGAGGCCTTCGACCGGGCCTTCCCGGCCTGA
- a CDS encoding type II toxin-antitoxin system PemK/MazF family toxin translates to MTALSHHSNGHTEQPGQGGATATTEADPHAIGPVRTEYAPDPDGDPDPGEIVWTWVPFEENDGRGKDRPVLVVAREAGGRTLLAVQLSSKRHDHDREWVPIGTGPWDGAGRESWVDVDRVLRVHESGMRREACALDRRRFDLVVDRLRERYGWQ, encoded by the coding sequence ATGACGGCACTTTCCCACCACAGCAACGGCCACACCGAGCAGCCCGGGCAGGGCGGAGCCACCGCCACCACGGAAGCCGATCCGCACGCCATCGGCCCCGTGCGGACCGAGTACGCCCCGGACCCCGACGGCGATCCCGACCCCGGCGAGATCGTCTGGACCTGGGTCCCCTTCGAGGAGAACGACGGGCGCGGCAAGGACCGTCCCGTGCTGGTCGTGGCCCGGGAGGCGGGCGGGCGGACCCTGCTCGCCGTACAGCTGTCGAGCAAGCGGCACGACCACGACCGGGAGTGGGTGCCGATCGGGACGGGGCCGTGGGACGGCGCCGGGCGCGAGTCCTGGGTGGACGTGGACCGGGTGCTCCGGGTGCACGAGTCGGGGATGCGCCGCGAGGCCTGCGCGCTCGACCGCCGCCGCTTCGACCTGGTCGTGGACCGGCTGCGCGAGCGCTACGGCTGGCAATGA
- the egtB gene encoding ergothioneine biosynthesis protein EgtB — MTTESPSASPSLLRERAAAALTAARIRTAGLTDAVTDEDLTAQHSPLMSPLVWDLAHIGNQEELWLLQRVAGRASMRPEIEPLYDAFQHPRAERPKLPLLGPAEARRYAAEVRGRVFDLLERTPLEGSTLLDDGFAFGMIAQHEQQHDETMLITHQLRRGAPVLTAPEPDGPCEPPLAAEVLVPGGPFTMGTSAEPWSLDNERPAHVRDTRPFWIDTVPVTNAAYLAFIADGGYRDPRWWAAPGWEQIREHSIEAPLFWHREAGQWLRRRFGVIEPVPDEEPVLHVSWYEADAYARWAGRRLPTETEWEKAARHDPATGRSTRYPWGDADPTPAHANLGQRHLRPARAGSYPAGASPLGVRQLIGDVWEWTSSDFLPYPGFRAFPYREYSEVFFGPEHKVLRGGSFAVDPVACRGTFRNWDLPVRRQIFAGFRTARDV; from the coding sequence ATGACCACCGAGTCCCCCTCCGCCTCCCCCTCCCTCCTGCGGGAGCGGGCGGCCGCAGCCCTGACCGCGGCGCGCATACGCACGGCCGGCCTCACCGACGCCGTGACCGACGAGGACCTCACCGCGCAGCATTCCCCGCTCATGTCGCCACTGGTCTGGGACCTGGCGCACATCGGGAACCAGGAGGAGCTCTGGCTGCTCCAGCGCGTCGCCGGACGCGCGTCGATGCGCCCCGAGATCGAGCCCCTCTACGACGCCTTCCAGCACCCCCGCGCCGAGCGGCCCAAGCTGCCGCTGCTCGGGCCCGCCGAGGCCCGCCGGTACGCCGCCGAGGTGCGCGGCCGGGTCTTCGACCTGCTGGAGAGAACGCCGCTGGAGGGCAGCACGCTCCTCGACGACGGTTTCGCCTTCGGGATGATCGCCCAGCACGAGCAGCAGCACGACGAGACCATGCTGATCACCCATCAGCTCCGGCGGGGCGCGCCCGTGCTGACCGCCCCGGAACCGGACGGCCCCTGCGAACCGCCGCTCGCCGCCGAAGTCCTCGTACCCGGGGGCCCGTTCACGATGGGCACCTCGGCCGAGCCGTGGTCGCTGGACAACGAACGGCCGGCTCATGTGCGGGACACCAGGCCCTTCTGGATCGACACGGTGCCCGTGACCAATGCCGCGTACCTGGCGTTCATCGCCGACGGCGGCTACCGCGATCCGCGCTGGTGGGCGGCGCCCGGCTGGGAGCAGATCCGCGAGCACTCCATCGAGGCCCCGCTGTTCTGGCACCGTGAGGCCGGACAGTGGCTGCGCCGCCGCTTCGGCGTGATCGAACCGGTGCCGGACGAAGAACCGGTTCTGCATGTCAGCTGGTACGAGGCGGACGCCTACGCCCGCTGGGCGGGGCGGCGGCTGCCCACCGAGACGGAGTGGGAGAAGGCGGCCCGGCACGACCCGGCGACCGGCCGCTCCACCCGCTACCCGTGGGGCGACGCCGACCCCACCCCCGCCCACGCCAACCTCGGGCAGCGGCACCTGCGCCCGGCGCGCGCGGGCAGCTACCCGGCCGGCGCCTCCCCGCTCGGGGTACGCCAGCTGATCGGCGACGTGTGGGAGTGGACCTCCTCCGATTTCCTGCCGTACCCGGGGTTCCGGGCGTTCCCGTACCGGGAGTACTCGGAGGTGTTCTTCGGCCCGGAGCACAAGGTGCTGCGCGGCGGCTCCTTCGCCGTGGACCCGGTGGCCTGCCGGGGCACCTTCCGCAACTGGGACCTTCCGGTGCGGCGGCAGATCTTCGCCGGTTTCCGGACCGCGAGGGACGTCTGA
- a CDS encoding lysophospholipid acyltransferase family protein, whose translation MSVWLPTSPCTPEACAGHEGATASVARAVLRLTAAVALILLGILGAPPVRLLPAGPRHTVVRVWSAALVRAFGIRVTVHGSPGPGGGRLLVANHISWLDIPLVAAALPCRMLAKSDIRAWPVLGRLAGQAGTLFIERDRIRALPVTVGTITGALLAGDRVTVFPEGSTWCGRAQGTFRRAAFQAALDARVPVQPLRLTYLRCDGSPAGAPAFVGDDPLTASLWRIARARGVRAEVRLLPRIPPGRYAHRRDLAAAAQRAVAGIPAATPTALPGIPAQRATPSATDRDSANRPAASVHHWVSSSPAAASSARTPS comes from the coding sequence ATGAGCGTCTGGCTGCCCACCTCGCCCTGTACCCCCGAGGCCTGTGCCGGGCACGAGGGGGCCACCGCGAGCGTTGCCCGGGCGGTGCTCAGACTCACCGCCGCCGTCGCCCTGATCCTGCTGGGGATCCTGGGCGCCCCGCCGGTCCGGCTGCTGCCGGCCGGCCCCCGGCACACGGTGGTACGGGTCTGGTCGGCCGCGCTCGTACGGGCCTTCGGCATCCGGGTCACCGTGCACGGCAGCCCGGGACCGGGCGGCGGCCGCCTCCTGGTCGCCAACCACATCTCCTGGCTGGACATCCCGCTGGTGGCCGCGGCCCTGCCCTGCCGGATGCTGGCCAAGAGCGACATCCGGGCCTGGCCCGTGCTCGGCCGCCTCGCCGGACAGGCCGGCACCCTGTTCATCGAGCGCGACCGGATCCGCGCCCTGCCCGTCACCGTCGGGACCATCACGGGCGCGCTGCTCGCCGGGGACCGGGTCACCGTCTTCCCCGAGGGCTCCACGTGGTGCGGGCGCGCCCAGGGCACCTTCCGCCGGGCGGCCTTCCAGGCGGCCCTCGACGCGCGGGTCCCCGTACAGCCGCTGCGGCTCACGTACCTGCGGTGCGACGGGAGTCCGGCCGGGGCGCCCGCCTTCGTCGGCGACGACCCGCTGACCGCCTCGCTGTGGCGGATCGCCCGGGCCCGCGGGGTGCGGGCCGAGGTGAGGCTGCTGCCGCGGATCCCGCCGGGCCGGTACGCGCACCGGCGGGATCTCGCGGCGGCGGCTCAGCGGGCGGTCGCCGGGATCCCGGCCGCCACCCCGACCGCGCTACCGGGCATTCCCGCTCAGCGGGCCACGCCGTCCGCCACCGACAGGGACAGCGCGAACCGGCCCGCCGCGTCCGTCCACCACTGGGTCAGCTCCAGTCCGGCCGCCGCCAGCTCCGCGCGTACGCCCTCCTGA